The following coding sequences are from one Armatimonadota bacterium window:
- the hemL gene encoding glutamate-1-semialdehyde 2,1-aminomutase, whose translation MSVYESERSNSLYEQACGLMPGGVNSPVRAFRAVGGTPVYFERGEGCRLYDVDGNAYIDYVSSWGAIIAGHANTDINRSIADAAANGTSFGAPHAGEIRLASEVIDRMPAVERVRFVNSGTEAALAVVRLVRAATGRTKIVKFEGNYHGAIDPLLSKAGSGIATFGLPDSAGVPKEAASGTLTATYNDLTGVETIFGSNPGEIAAVIVEPVAGNMGLVPPEPGFLEGLRRLCDQHGALLVLDEVMTGFRVARGGASERYGVRPDLVMMGKVIGGGLPVGAYGGRKDLMEMVAPLGPMYQAGTLSGNPLAMAAGLAALEHLTPGVYEQLEQMGSRLETGLNGIFSERGVPAQVQRIGSMISVFLTASPVRNFGEAGTTDKALFGKLFHALLRRGVYLPPSALEAWFLNSAHGEQDIDQTLDAVRDALAEVTD comes from the coding sequence ATGTCAGTCTACGAATCTGAGCGGTCGAATTCGCTGTACGAGCAAGCCTGCGGCTTGATGCCGGGCGGAGTCAATAGCCCCGTCCGAGCGTTTCGCGCCGTGGGCGGAACTCCGGTGTATTTCGAGCGGGGCGAAGGTTGTCGTCTGTATGACGTCGATGGCAACGCCTATATCGACTATGTATCGTCGTGGGGCGCGATCATCGCAGGCCACGCGAACACGGATATTAACCGCTCGATCGCCGATGCGGCCGCGAATGGGACGAGTTTCGGCGCGCCGCACGCGGGTGAAATTCGACTGGCGAGCGAGGTCATCGACCGAATGCCGGCGGTCGAACGGGTTCGATTTGTGAACTCGGGTACCGAGGCCGCACTAGCGGTGGTTCGGTTGGTTCGGGCCGCGACTGGGCGGACGAAGATCGTCAAATTCGAAGGGAATTACCACGGCGCGATCGACCCTCTGCTTTCCAAGGCTGGTTCCGGGATCGCGACATTTGGTTTGCCCGATAGCGCGGGTGTACCCAAGGAGGCGGCGAGCGGAACCCTGACCGCGACTTATAACGACCTGACCGGAGTCGAGACAATTTTTGGCTCGAATCCGGGTGAGATTGCCGCCGTCATCGTCGAACCGGTGGCGGGCAACATGGGCTTGGTGCCGCCCGAGCCGGGTTTTCTGGAAGGACTGCGACGACTTTGCGATCAGCATGGCGCGCTCTTGGTGCTCGACGAAGTGATGACTGGTTTTCGAGTGGCGCGCGGCGGCGCATCTGAACGCTATGGCGTTCGACCTGACCTAGTCATGATGGGTAAGGTCATTGGCGGTGGTCTGCCGGTCGGCGCTTACGGCGGCCGAAAGGATTTGATGGAGATGGTCGCGCCCCTCGGGCCGATGTACCAGGCGGGAACGCTTTCGGGAAATCCGCTAGCCATGGCGGCCGGTTTGGCGGCATTAGAGCATCTGACGCCAGGCGTTTATGAACAACTGGAGCAGATGGGCAGTCGGCTCGAGACTGGCCTGAACGGCATCTTTAGTGAGCGCGGAGTGCCCGCCCAGGTTCAGCGAATCGGTTCGATGATTTCGGTGTTCCTCACGGCTTCGCCGGTGCGCAATTTCGGCGAAGCGGGCACGACGGATAAGGCGCTTTTCGGAAAGCTGTTCCACGCACTCTTGCGCCGTGGTGTCTATCTTCCGCCGAGCGCGCTAGAGGCTTGGTTCCTTAATTCGGCGCACGGTGAGCAAGACATCGACCAAACCCTCGACGCTGTTCGTGATGCGCTGGCCGAGGTGACGGACTGA
- the hemE gene encoding uroporphyrinogen decarboxylase: protein MKDSLFLQACRGEQTERPPIWLMRQAGRYLPEYRELRKGMTMLEAVSNPDVAVEATLQPIRRFGFDAAILFSDLTVPFTPMGAPFEIKEGVGPVVENPMRSSADFERLSLFDPNDGLPFVMETIRRLKQELPVPLIGFTGAPFTLASYLIEGGPSRDLKRTKAMMLGEPKLWARLMELLAEVVARYLTAQIEAGADAVQLFDSWVGNLSPEAYRRHLLPYMPTIFERISGAPVIHFGTGNPLLLPVMREAGGTVIGVDFRTTLSQAAQMVPGVPLQGNFDPALLFSNPDTIRREASAIVAEGRSLPGHIFNLGHGILPETPLGHVEALVETVKEWKDA, encoded by the coding sequence CTGAAAGATAGTCTCTTTCTGCAAGCCTGTAGAGGCGAGCAGACCGAACGCCCGCCGATCTGGCTGATGCGCCAGGCCGGGCGGTACCTCCCTGAATATCGTGAGCTTCGAAAGGGCATGACGATGCTGGAGGCCGTCAGCAACCCGGACGTGGCGGTCGAGGCGACCCTGCAACCGATCCGGCGGTTCGGCTTCGATGCCGCAATTCTGTTTTCCGACCTAACCGTGCCCTTCACGCCGATGGGCGCGCCGTTCGAAATCAAGGAGGGTGTAGGGCCGGTGGTCGAGAATCCGATGCGGTCGAGCGCCGATTTTGAGCGTCTCTCATTGTTCGATCCGAATGACGGACTGCCGTTCGTGATGGAAACGATTCGGCGACTGAAGCAGGAGCTTCCGGTTCCGCTGATTGGATTCACAGGCGCGCCGTTCACGCTTGCTTCGTACCTCATCGAGGGCGGACCATCCCGGGATTTGAAGCGGACGAAGGCGATGATGCTCGGCGAGCCCAAACTGTGGGCGCGGTTAATGGAGCTTCTCGCCGAGGTCGTGGCGCGATACCTGACCGCGCAGATCGAAGCCGGGGCCGATGCGGTCCAGCTCTTCGACTCTTGGGTTGGCAATCTTTCGCCGGAGGCGTATCGAAGACATTTGTTGCCGTACATGCCTACCATTTTCGAGCGGATTTCGGGTGCGCCGGTCATCCACTTTGGCACGGGCAATCCGCTTTTGCTGCCAGTCATGCGAGAAGCTGGTGGAACGGTTATCGGCGTCGATTTTCGAACGACCCTGAGCCAGGCGGCGCAGATGGTGCCGGGCGTACCCTTGCAGGGCAACTTCGACCCGGCATTGCTCTTTTCCAACCCCGACACAATCCGCCGCGAGGCATCGGCAATCGTCGCCGAAGGTCGCTCGCTCCCAGGGCACATTTTCAATCTTGGCCACGGCATTCTGCCGGAGACGCCGCTTGGGCATGTCGAAGCGCTGGTGGAGACCGTGAAGGAGTGGAAGGATGCCTAA
- the hemG gene encoding protoporphyrinogen oxidase, whose amino-acid sequence MPKSIAIVGGGISGLVTAYDLERLTNCEIDLYEATDRLGGKIQTSRIGEFLVEEGPDCFFSRKPGVNEFVSEIGLDDDVIRPIQKEFMMLIGGNLHRIPGGLVTLTYSKPDAIDEATFLSPEAKSRVMKEAEQPMGTGADESIRSFFNRRFGREFTSLVVEPLLAGTHGGDPDCLSMAALYPGYFNLERQHGSLAAGMPTPAAGSETSKPSFLSFRGGMQTLVDGVAKKLERTRVHLGTATDFEQLSNDFVVLAIPAANASNLIGKRMPEAGRALQRIPHRSSAIVTLAYDRDQIGHALDGTGFLVPPDEPCRVSGATWSSQKWEGRAPEGSVLMRVFMKSGLDADDDTLAMSGLAEIASLLDIKGEPKLKMVTRWTNALPQYEVGHLDRISAIEAELAATPNIILTGTSFRGVGIPDCISQGRKAAKTIAERL is encoded by the coding sequence ATGCCTAAGTCGATCGCAATCGTTGGCGGAGGCATTTCGGGGCTGGTCACGGCCTACGATTTGGAACGCCTAACCAATTGTGAGATCGACCTATACGAGGCAACCGACCGGCTTGGCGGAAAGATTCAGACGAGCCGCATCGGCGAATTTCTGGTGGAAGAGGGTCCTGACTGCTTCTTCAGTCGCAAGCCAGGTGTCAACGAGTTTGTTTCGGAGATTGGGCTCGACGACGACGTGATTCGGCCGATCCAGAAGGAATTTATGATGCTCATCGGCGGAAATCTCCACCGAATTCCCGGTGGGCTCGTGACCCTGACGTATTCGAAACCGGATGCAATTGATGAGGCGACCTTCCTCAGCCCTGAAGCAAAATCCAGAGTCATGAAAGAAGCCGAACAGCCGATGGGAACAGGGGCCGATGAGTCCATTCGATCGTTCTTCAATCGGCGATTTGGTCGTGAGTTTACGAGTCTGGTGGTGGAACCCCTCTTGGCCGGGACCCACGGGGGTGATCCAGACTGTCTCAGCATGGCCGCCCTCTATCCCGGCTATTTCAATCTGGAGAGGCAGCACGGCTCATTAGCTGCGGGCATGCCAACTCCCGCCGCAGGCTCAGAAACATCCAAGCCGTCGTTCCTCTCGTTCCGGGGCGGCATGCAGACTTTGGTGGATGGCGTCGCCAAGAAACTCGAACGGACGAGAGTTCACTTGGGCACTGCCACTGACTTCGAGCAGCTTTCCAACGACTTTGTCGTCCTCGCGATTCCGGCGGCAAACGCCTCGAATTTGATTGGAAAAAGGATGCCCGAAGCGGGCCGGGCCCTCCAAAGAATTCCGCATCGTTCCAGCGCCATTGTGACTTTGGCCTATGACCGAGACCAAATCGGACATGCTCTCGATGGAACCGGATTCCTGGTCCCGCCGGACGAGCCATGCCGGGTTTCGGGCGCAACGTGGAGCAGTCAAAAATGGGAGGGCCGGGCCCCCGAGGGGTCGGTGCTGATGCGCGTGTTTATGAAGTCGGGTCTCGATGCCGATGACGACACCTTGGCCATGAGCGGGCTTGCCGAAATTGCATCCCTTCTCGACATCAAAGGCGAGCCAAAGCTAAAAATGGTCACCCGGTGGACCAATGCGCTTCCTCAATACGAAGTCGGTCACCTCGACCGAATCTCGGCGATTGAGGCCGAACTGGCGGCGACGCCGAACATCATTTTGACCGGAACGAGCTTCCGGGGCGTTGGCATTCCCGACTGCATTTCGCAGGGACGGAAAGCCGCAAAGACAATCGCGGAAAGACTATGA
- the hemH gene encoding ferrochelatase — translation MSEQPSNLGLLVMHYGTPATIDDVLPYYTHIRRGRPPTQELLDDLVGRYQAIGGPSPLTEISQRQAELIQAGLRQFGVEAKLYVGTKHTTPFVAEAVQQMAADGIDHAVGVILAPHFSSFSVAAYRKYATEARDESRPTMGLEVLERWGTMPELIQALADRVKAAVGEWNLDETLVIFSAHSLPEKIMASGDPYKSELLETSQLVAEACGLPHWTFAFQSASQTGEPWLGPDILEVIEAEASGYRNIVACTVGFVSDHLEVLYDLGIEARDKCAEVGVNFRRAETLNADEKVMTGLAGLAAKLYPQ, via the coding sequence ATGAGCGAACAACCTTCCAACCTTGGACTTTTGGTGATGCACTACGGCACGCCGGCGACGATCGACGACGTTTTGCCCTACTACACGCATATTCGCCGTGGCCGGCCGCCCACCCAAGAACTACTCGACGACTTGGTGGGACGGTATCAGGCGATCGGAGGTCCGTCGCCGCTGACCGAAATCTCGCAACGTCAAGCCGAACTGATTCAGGCTGGACTGCGCCAATTCGGCGTTGAGGCTAAGCTTTACGTCGGGACCAAGCATACGACTCCGTTTGTCGCCGAGGCCGTCCAGCAGATGGCGGCGGACGGCATCGACCACGCGGTTGGCGTGATCCTCGCCCCACATTTTTCCTCCTTCAGCGTCGCAGCCTATCGAAAGTACGCGACCGAAGCCCGCGACGAGAGCCGACCCACAATGGGTCTCGAAGTCCTTGAGCGATGGGGCACGATGCCCGAACTCATTCAGGCTCTGGCCGACCGAGTGAAAGCCGCGGTTGGTGAGTGGAATTTGGACGAAACTCTCGTGATCTTCTCGGCCCACTCTTTGCCAGAAAAGATTATGGCGAGCGGCGACCCCTACAAAAGCGAACTTCTTGAGACCAGCCAATTGGTGGCCGAAGCATGCGGCCTTCCGCATTGGACGTTCGCGTTCCAGAGCGCGAGCCAGACCGGCGAACCCTGGCTCGGCCCGGACATTCTCGAAGTGATCGAGGCCGAGGCGTCGGGCTATCGCAATATCGTGGCCTGCACGGTCGGATTTGTGTCGGACCACTTGGAGGTTCTCTACGATCTGGGCATCGAAGCGCGCGACAAGTGCGCCGAGGTCGGCGTGAACTTCCGAAGGGCCGAGACGCTGAACGCGGATGAGAAGGTGATGACCGGGCTTGCGGGGCTGGCGGCGAAGCTGTATCCCCAGTAG